One stretch of Kogia breviceps isolate mKogBre1 chromosome 18, mKogBre1 haplotype 1, whole genome shotgun sequence DNA includes these proteins:
- the HAUS5 gene encoding HAUS augmin-like complex subunit 5 isoform X1, giving the protein MELAQQARELGCWAAEEMEVPVAARAPESALRRLCLGQGADIWAYVLRHVHSQRNVKKIRGNLLWYGHQDSPERFRHQNCLGKTLCHLIGQARRKLKLEAAVAHLRAEILELDQSLELMEQETEAQDMAMEQALQSMQDTQRRALLLRAQAGAMRRQQRGLQGPMQQLQNQLKHLQDIERKAKMDINFGPLTSTALSLEPVVLGDVRTACSLRTQFLQKLLMPRAKGGSILTPRDDLFGTSYQQWLSSVETLLTNHPPGHVLAALEHLAAEREAEIQSLCTVDELQDTEIASSQAPDQPNSSQALPSMVHLIQEGWQSVAALVTQRGPLLKDHQILTQHLQGLMEEMERCTVGSSERQALVLGLQSSALWAELKALHAMSRELEEAAGQRQLLLQELQAKQQRILHWRQLMAETQEQVRLLIKGNSASKTSLCRSPGEVLALVRQKVVPTSEMVAPQSQELLRCLEEEAQHLPHLLLGTLLRHSPGGLQPLPTVLPSIHQLHPASPRGSSLIVLSHTLGLPAGKAPELLLPKAASLRRDHLFLQDQRSLRCSYLLHMKTSLPPGPSTQELLQIQAVQEKEQKENLGRALKCLENLLKQALKRIPELQGVVGDWWEQPGQAALSGELCQGLSLPQWQLRWIQAQGALQQLCR; this is encoded by the exons ATGGAGTTAGCGCAGCAAGCGCGGGAACTGGGCTGCTGGGCGGCGGAAGAGATGGAGGTGCCCGTGGCCGCCCGGGCCCCGGAGTCGGCGCTGCGCAG GCTGTGTCTGGGCCAGGGGGCCGATATCTGGGCCTACGTCTTGCGGCATGTGCACAGCCAGAG GAATGTCAAGAAGATCCGGGGAAACCTGCTCTG GTATGGCCACCAGGACAGTCCAGAG AGGTTCAGGCACCAAAACTGCCTGGGGAAAACCCTCTGCCACCTAATTGGGCAG GCCCGTCGGAAGTTGAAGCTGGAAGCTGCTGTTGCCCACCTGCGGGCAGAGATCCTGGAGTTAGACCAGAGCCTGGAGCTGATGGAGcaagagactgaggctcagg ACATGGCCATGGAGCAGGCCCTACAGAGCATGCAAGACACCCAGCGTCGTGCTCTCCTCCTCCGGGCCCAAGCTGGGGCCATGCGAAGACAGCAGCGTGGACTCCAAGGTCCCATGCAGCAGCTGCAGAATCAGCTCAAGCATTTGCAGGACATAGAGAG GAAGGCCAAAATGGATATAAACTTTGGACCCTTGACATCAACAGCCCTGagcctggagcctgtggtccTG GGCGATGTCCGAACAGCCTGCAGCCTCCGGACCCAGTTCCTGCAGAAGCTCCTGATGCCTCGGGCCAAGGGAGGCAGCATTCT AACCCCTCGAGATGATCTCTTTGGAACTTCCTACCAGCAGTGGCTTAGCTCAGTGGAG ACACTGCTGACAAACCACCCTCCTGGCCACGTCCTGGCTGCCTTGGAACATCTGGCTGCAGAGCGGGAGGCAGAGATCCAGTCCCTGTGCACCGTGGATGAGCTCCAAGATACAGAGATAGCCAG ctcccaggccccagaCCAGCCCAACTCCAGCCAGGCCCTGCCGTCCATGGTGCATCTCATCCAG GAGGGCTGGCAGTCTGTGGCTGCGCTGGTCACCCAGCGGGGCCCCCTCCTGAAGGACCATCAAATCCTGACCCAGCACCTCCAGGGcctgatggaggagatggagagatgtaccgtGGGATCCAGCGAGAG GCAGGCATTGGTGCTGGGGCTCCAGAGCTCTGCCCTGTGGGCAGAACTCAAGGCCCTGCATGCCATGAGCCGGGAACTGGAGGAGGCTGCTGGGCAGAGGCAGCTTCTGCTCCAGGAGCTACAGGCCAAACAGCAGCGGATCCTGCACTGGCGCCAGCTGATG GCGGAGACACAGGAGCAGGTCCGCCTGCTCATCAAGGGCAACTCAGCCAGCAAGACGAGCCTGTGCCGGAGCCCTGGGGAG GTGCTAGCTTTGGTTCGGCAAAAAGTGGTCCCCACATCTGAGATGGTGGCACCACAGAGCCAAGAGCTGCTTCGGTGTCTAGAGGAGGAAGCCCAGCATCTGCCCCATCTTCTGCTGGGCACCCTGCTGCGGCACAGCCCTGGAGG GTTGCAGCCCCTCCCTACggtccttccatccatccaccagcTGCATCCTGCATCCCCAAGAGGCTCCAGCCTCATAGTGTTGAGCCACACTCTGGGGCTGCCTGCAGGGAAG gcTCCGGAGCTGCTCCTCCCGAAGGCTGCCTCTCTTCGCCGGGACCATCTGTTCCTCCAAGACCAGCGAAGTCTCCGATGCTCGTATCTGCTCCACATGAAGACCAGCCTGCCGCCAGGACCATCCACCCAGG AGCTCCTGCAGATCCAGGCAGTCCAGGAAAAGGAGCAGAAAGAGAACCTGGGGCGGGCTCTGAAGTGCCTGGAGAACCTGCTGAAACAAGCACTGAAGCGAATCCCCGAGCTGCAGGGAGTTGTAGGGGACTG GTGGGAGCAGCCGGGACAAGCCGCCCTCTCCGGGGAACTCTGCCAAGGCCTGTCCCTGCCCCAGTGGCAGCTGCGCTGGATCCAGGCCCAAGGTGCCCTGCAGCAGCTGTGCAGATGA
- the HAUS5 gene encoding HAUS augmin-like complex subunit 5 isoform X2, whose protein sequence is MELAQQARELGCWAAEEMEVPVAARAPESALRRLCLGQGADIWAYVLRHVHSQRNVKKIRGNLLWYGHQDSPEARRKLKLEAAVAHLRAEILELDQSLELMEQETEAQDMAMEQALQSMQDTQRRALLLRAQAGAMRRQQRGLQGPMQQLQNQLKHLQDIERKAKMDINFGPLTSTALSLEPVVLGDVRTACSLRTQFLQKLLMPRAKGGSILTPRDDLFGTSYQQWLSSVETLLTNHPPGHVLAALEHLAAEREAEIQSLCTVDELQDTEIASSQAPDQPNSSQALPSMVHLIQEGWQSVAALVTQRGPLLKDHQILTQHLQGLMEEMERCTVGSSERQALVLGLQSSALWAELKALHAMSRELEEAAGQRQLLLQELQAKQQRILHWRQLMAETQEQVRLLIKGNSASKTSLCRSPGEVLALVRQKVVPTSEMVAPQSQELLRCLEEEAQHLPHLLLGTLLRHSPGGLQPLPTVLPSIHQLHPASPRGSSLIVLSHTLGLPAGKAPELLLPKAASLRRDHLFLQDQRSLRCSYLLHMKTSLPPGPSTQELLQIQAVQEKEQKENLGRALKCLENLLKQALKRIPELQGVVGDWWEQPGQAALSGELCQGLSLPQWQLRWIQAQGALQQLCR, encoded by the exons ATGGAGTTAGCGCAGCAAGCGCGGGAACTGGGCTGCTGGGCGGCGGAAGAGATGGAGGTGCCCGTGGCCGCCCGGGCCCCGGAGTCGGCGCTGCGCAG GCTGTGTCTGGGCCAGGGGGCCGATATCTGGGCCTACGTCTTGCGGCATGTGCACAGCCAGAG GAATGTCAAGAAGATCCGGGGAAACCTGCTCTG GTATGGCCACCAGGACAGTCCAGAG GCCCGTCGGAAGTTGAAGCTGGAAGCTGCTGTTGCCCACCTGCGGGCAGAGATCCTGGAGTTAGACCAGAGCCTGGAGCTGATGGAGcaagagactgaggctcagg ACATGGCCATGGAGCAGGCCCTACAGAGCATGCAAGACACCCAGCGTCGTGCTCTCCTCCTCCGGGCCCAAGCTGGGGCCATGCGAAGACAGCAGCGTGGACTCCAAGGTCCCATGCAGCAGCTGCAGAATCAGCTCAAGCATTTGCAGGACATAGAGAG GAAGGCCAAAATGGATATAAACTTTGGACCCTTGACATCAACAGCCCTGagcctggagcctgtggtccTG GGCGATGTCCGAACAGCCTGCAGCCTCCGGACCCAGTTCCTGCAGAAGCTCCTGATGCCTCGGGCCAAGGGAGGCAGCATTCT AACCCCTCGAGATGATCTCTTTGGAACTTCCTACCAGCAGTGGCTTAGCTCAGTGGAG ACACTGCTGACAAACCACCCTCCTGGCCACGTCCTGGCTGCCTTGGAACATCTGGCTGCAGAGCGGGAGGCAGAGATCCAGTCCCTGTGCACCGTGGATGAGCTCCAAGATACAGAGATAGCCAG ctcccaggccccagaCCAGCCCAACTCCAGCCAGGCCCTGCCGTCCATGGTGCATCTCATCCAG GAGGGCTGGCAGTCTGTGGCTGCGCTGGTCACCCAGCGGGGCCCCCTCCTGAAGGACCATCAAATCCTGACCCAGCACCTCCAGGGcctgatggaggagatggagagatgtaccgtGGGATCCAGCGAGAG GCAGGCATTGGTGCTGGGGCTCCAGAGCTCTGCCCTGTGGGCAGAACTCAAGGCCCTGCATGCCATGAGCCGGGAACTGGAGGAGGCTGCTGGGCAGAGGCAGCTTCTGCTCCAGGAGCTACAGGCCAAACAGCAGCGGATCCTGCACTGGCGCCAGCTGATG GCGGAGACACAGGAGCAGGTCCGCCTGCTCATCAAGGGCAACTCAGCCAGCAAGACGAGCCTGTGCCGGAGCCCTGGGGAG GTGCTAGCTTTGGTTCGGCAAAAAGTGGTCCCCACATCTGAGATGGTGGCACCACAGAGCCAAGAGCTGCTTCGGTGTCTAGAGGAGGAAGCCCAGCATCTGCCCCATCTTCTGCTGGGCACCCTGCTGCGGCACAGCCCTGGAGG GTTGCAGCCCCTCCCTACggtccttccatccatccaccagcTGCATCCTGCATCCCCAAGAGGCTCCAGCCTCATAGTGTTGAGCCACACTCTGGGGCTGCCTGCAGGGAAG gcTCCGGAGCTGCTCCTCCCGAAGGCTGCCTCTCTTCGCCGGGACCATCTGTTCCTCCAAGACCAGCGAAGTCTCCGATGCTCGTATCTGCTCCACATGAAGACCAGCCTGCCGCCAGGACCATCCACCCAGG AGCTCCTGCAGATCCAGGCAGTCCAGGAAAAGGAGCAGAAAGAGAACCTGGGGCGGGCTCTGAAGTGCCTGGAGAACCTGCTGAAACAAGCACTGAAGCGAATCCCCGAGCTGCAGGGAGTTGTAGGGGACTG GTGGGAGCAGCCGGGACAAGCCGCCCTCTCCGGGGAACTCTGCCAAGGCCTGTCCCTGCCCCAGTGGCAGCTGCGCTGGATCCAGGCCCAAGGTGCCCTGCAGCAGCTGTGCAGATGA
- the HAUS5 gene encoding HAUS augmin-like complex subunit 5 isoform X3, with protein MEQETEAQDMAMEQALQSMQDTQRRALLLRAQAGAMRRQQRGLQGPMQQLQNQLKHLQDIERKAKMDINFGPLTSTALSLEPVVLGDVRTACSLRTQFLQKLLMPRAKGGSILTPRDDLFGTSYQQWLSSVETLLTNHPPGHVLAALEHLAAEREAEIQSLCTVDELQDTEIASSQAPDQPNSSQALPSMVHLIQEGWQSVAALVTQRGPLLKDHQILTQHLQGLMEEMERCTVGSSERQALVLGLQSSALWAELKALHAMSRELEEAAGQRQLLLQELQAKQQRILHWRQLMAETQEQVRLLIKGNSASKTSLCRSPGEVLALVRQKVVPTSEMVAPQSQELLRCLEEEAQHLPHLLLGTLLRHSPGGLQPLPTVLPSIHQLHPASPRGSSLIVLSHTLGLPAGKAPELLLPKAASLRRDHLFLQDQRSLRCSYLLHMKTSLPPGPSTQELLQIQAVQEKEQKENLGRALKCLENLLKQALKRIPELQGVVGDWWEQPGQAALSGELCQGLSLPQWQLRWIQAQGALQQLCR; from the exons ATGGAGcaagagactgaggctcagg ACATGGCCATGGAGCAGGCCCTACAGAGCATGCAAGACACCCAGCGTCGTGCTCTCCTCCTCCGGGCCCAAGCTGGGGCCATGCGAAGACAGCAGCGTGGACTCCAAGGTCCCATGCAGCAGCTGCAGAATCAGCTCAAGCATTTGCAGGACATAGAGAG GAAGGCCAAAATGGATATAAACTTTGGACCCTTGACATCAACAGCCCTGagcctggagcctgtggtccTG GGCGATGTCCGAACAGCCTGCAGCCTCCGGACCCAGTTCCTGCAGAAGCTCCTGATGCCTCGGGCCAAGGGAGGCAGCATTCT AACCCCTCGAGATGATCTCTTTGGAACTTCCTACCAGCAGTGGCTTAGCTCAGTGGAG ACACTGCTGACAAACCACCCTCCTGGCCACGTCCTGGCTGCCTTGGAACATCTGGCTGCAGAGCGGGAGGCAGAGATCCAGTCCCTGTGCACCGTGGATGAGCTCCAAGATACAGAGATAGCCAG ctcccaggccccagaCCAGCCCAACTCCAGCCAGGCCCTGCCGTCCATGGTGCATCTCATCCAG GAGGGCTGGCAGTCTGTGGCTGCGCTGGTCACCCAGCGGGGCCCCCTCCTGAAGGACCATCAAATCCTGACCCAGCACCTCCAGGGcctgatggaggagatggagagatgtaccgtGGGATCCAGCGAGAG GCAGGCATTGGTGCTGGGGCTCCAGAGCTCTGCCCTGTGGGCAGAACTCAAGGCCCTGCATGCCATGAGCCGGGAACTGGAGGAGGCTGCTGGGCAGAGGCAGCTTCTGCTCCAGGAGCTACAGGCCAAACAGCAGCGGATCCTGCACTGGCGCCAGCTGATG GCGGAGACACAGGAGCAGGTCCGCCTGCTCATCAAGGGCAACTCAGCCAGCAAGACGAGCCTGTGCCGGAGCCCTGGGGAG GTGCTAGCTTTGGTTCGGCAAAAAGTGGTCCCCACATCTGAGATGGTGGCACCACAGAGCCAAGAGCTGCTTCGGTGTCTAGAGGAGGAAGCCCAGCATCTGCCCCATCTTCTGCTGGGCACCCTGCTGCGGCACAGCCCTGGAGG GTTGCAGCCCCTCCCTACggtccttccatccatccaccagcTGCATCCTGCATCCCCAAGAGGCTCCAGCCTCATAGTGTTGAGCCACACTCTGGGGCTGCCTGCAGGGAAG gcTCCGGAGCTGCTCCTCCCGAAGGCTGCCTCTCTTCGCCGGGACCATCTGTTCCTCCAAGACCAGCGAAGTCTCCGATGCTCGTATCTGCTCCACATGAAGACCAGCCTGCCGCCAGGACCATCCACCCAGG AGCTCCTGCAGATCCAGGCAGTCCAGGAAAAGGAGCAGAAAGAGAACCTGGGGCGGGCTCTGAAGTGCCTGGAGAACCTGCTGAAACAAGCACTGAAGCGAATCCCCGAGCTGCAGGGAGTTGTAGGGGACTG GTGGGAGCAGCCGGGACAAGCCGCCCTCTCCGGGGAACTCTGCCAAGGCCTGTCCCTGCCCCAGTGGCAGCTGCGCTGGATCCAGGCCCAAGGTGCCCTGCAGCAGCTGTGCAGATGA